A portion of the Leptospira broomii serovar Hurstbridge str. 5399 genome contains these proteins:
- the leuB gene encoding 3-isopropylmalate dehydrogenase, translating into MKKVAVLAGDGIGPEVMKVALSVLKKALGKKESDFKFEEAFVGGIAIDKTGGPLPQETLKLCEGSDAILFGSVGGPKWESLPPEKQPERGALLPLRKHFDLFANLRPAIIYPELKNASPIKAEIIGNGLDILILRELTSGIYFGQPKGREGSGAEEFAYDTMKYSRREIERAARVAFEAARKRNNKVTSIDKANVLTTSVFWKEVVIDLHKREFSDVQLAHLYVDNAAMQLIVNPKQFDVILCENMFGDILSDEASIITGSIGMLPSASLSESGYGLYEPSGGSAPDIAGKGIANPIAQILSAALMLRYSFSLEEEAQRIESAVRAVISQGKRTRDIAEAGAKILGTEEIGKEIENAL; encoded by the coding sequence ATGAAGAAAGTCGCCGTTTTAGCCGGAGACGGAATCGGACCGGAAGTTATGAAAGTAGCTCTTTCGGTTCTAAAGAAAGCCTTAGGAAAAAAAGAATCGGACTTTAAATTTGAGGAGGCGTTCGTCGGCGGAATTGCGATCGATAAGACCGGCGGCCCTCTTCCTCAAGAGACTCTCAAACTCTGCGAAGGCTCTGATGCGATTTTATTCGGGAGCGTGGGCGGCCCAAAATGGGAGTCCTTACCTCCCGAAAAGCAACCGGAACGTGGGGCGCTATTACCCCTTAGAAAACATTTCGATTTATTTGCGAATTTAAGACCCGCGATTATTTACCCGGAGCTAAAAAATGCGTCTCCGATCAAAGCCGAGATTATCGGAAACGGCTTGGATATTTTGATCTTAAGGGAATTAACGTCCGGAATTTATTTCGGCCAACCGAAAGGACGCGAGGGCTCCGGCGCGGAAGAATTCGCTTACGATACGATGAAATATTCACGGCGAGAAATAGAAAGAGCAGCTCGCGTCGCGTTCGAAGCGGCTCGTAAAAGAAATAACAAAGTAACTAGTATCGATAAAGCCAACGTCCTGACTACCTCCGTTTTTTGGAAAGAAGTCGTCATCGACTTGCATAAAAGAGAGTTTTCCGACGTCCAACTAGCTCATCTATATGTGGATAATGCCGCAATGCAATTGATTGTGAATCCGAAACAATTCGATGTTATTCTTTGCGAAAATATGTTCGGCGATATACTTTCGGATGAAGCCTCGATAATTACCGGATCGATCGGTATGCTTCCTTCGGCTTCGCTTTCCGAATCCGGTTATGGATTGTATGAACCGTCCGGCGGATCGGCGCCTGATATTGCGGGAAAAGGAATCGCAAACCCGATCGCACAGATACTTAGCGCGGCTCTTATGCTACGTTATTCCTTCTCTCTCGAAGAAGAAGCGCAAAGGATCGAGAGCGCCGTTCGCGCGGTTATCTCACAAGGTAAGCGAACGAGAGACATCGCCGAAGCAGGTGCAAAAATTCTCGGAACCGAAGAAATTGGAAAAGAAATAGAAAACGCATTGTGA
- a CDS encoding response regulator, with translation MKGGIAPSGRPYQVIIAENSKFQAKQLAQILESEGYEVVAFAETGKELINLYKENKKVDLITLDLHLPVMDGFAAFYEIKDLGVLPRILVISEENTPAVIKTLSDNGVMDYIVKPIKREKVLEKANATVRKAIKV, from the coding sequence ATGAAAGGTGGAATTGCTCCCTCAGGAAGACCATATCAGGTCATTATCGCTGAGAACTCCAAGTTCCAAGCCAAACAACTCGCGCAAATCTTGGAATCCGAAGGCTACGAAGTCGTAGCATTTGCGGAAACGGGAAAAGAATTAATCAATCTTTATAAAGAAAATAAAAAAGTTGATCTTATCACCCTCGATCTTCATTTACCGGTTATGGACGGGTTCGCGGCTTTTTATGAAATTAAAGACTTAGGCGTTTTACCTCGTATTTTAGTAATTAGCGAGGAGAATACGCCTGCCGTTATCAAGACTCTCTCGGATAACGGAGTAATGGATTATATTGTAAAACCGATCAAGCGGGAAAAAGTCTTAGAAAAAGCGAACGCGACCGTTCGGAAAGCTATTAAAGTATAG
- a CDS encoding polyphenol oxidase family protein: MIDHRFFLEDKRSLRILILGNRELSDYTSTPEYIRGKVARFSQIPEDRIYLLDQVHGKTIVNADSSEPEEISQGDALYSTEPRKVLVVKTADCMPIFFWTGRPALVGVVHSGWKGTLAGVTESALLEISKKYSVDLQLLQFFIGPYATGKQYEVGEDVAGEFRKEFPGALKALPEEGKFLLEQKAFLMNRIRKLGTEPFVETSGACTMASNSRYFSHRRGDTGRNLNCIWLE, encoded by the coding sequence ATGATCGATCATCGATTCTTTCTCGAAGACAAAAGGAGTCTGCGGATTCTAATTCTGGGAAACCGGGAGCTAAGCGACTATACCTCGACCCCTGAATACATTCGGGGAAAAGTCGCTCGATTTAGCCAGATCCCCGAAGATCGGATCTATTTATTAGACCAAGTTCACGGGAAAACCATCGTAAATGCCGATTCTTCGGAGCCTGAGGAAATTTCCCAAGGAGATGCATTATATTCGACTGAACCGAGAAAGGTATTAGTGGTTAAAACTGCAGACTGTATGCCGATCTTTTTCTGGACGGGAAGGCCGGCTTTGGTCGGAGTCGTTCATTCAGGCTGGAAAGGTACGTTGGCAGGAGTAACGGAATCGGCTTTACTAGAAATATCGAAGAAATACTCGGTCGATTTACAACTTCTGCAATTCTTTATCGGACCTTATGCCACTGGAAAACAATACGAAGTCGGTGAAGATGTGGCTGGTGAATTTAGAAAGGAATTTCCGGGTGCACTTAAAGCATTACCCGAAGAAGGGAAGTTTTTGTTGGAACAAAAAGCCTTTCTAATGAATCGCATTCGTAAACTCGGAACGGAGCCATTTGTAGAAACGTCAGGAGCATGCACGATGGCCTCTAACTCAAGGTATTTCAGTCATAGAAGAGGAGACACCGGGCGAAACTTAAATTGCATTTGGTTGGAGTGA
- a CDS encoding acetylornithine transaminase, with the protein MKETATEFQKTKELSNKYLLDLVHRYPVAFRYGVNELLFDQENKQYIDFLCGVAVTNLGHSDPDIIEVIRTQSDKLMHTSNWFYSEEASKLAELLILNTFPGKVFLCNSGTETTEAAFKLTRAYAEQRQIANPVIISLQKSFHGRSVSGISLTGQKKMHTGFGKLLDGIEFVTPNNEKELVGAFEQYSGHVVAFFAEPILGESGIIPLTHNFLTLARELTQENEALMILDEVQTGFGRTGTLFAFETFGFAPDIMTLAKGLGSGFPIGAMIVSEKYQDVLGKGSHGSTFGGNHLGAAVAYETIRIIQSRDILANVNACSDIAFSRLNQMKGKLKVVKEVRGKGLHIGVDLTIPSRQVAERCLQKGLIVNATGDTVIRVMPPLTISTKYLNEGLDILEEALTEFQNEQK; encoded by the coding sequence ATGAAAGAAACAGCGACCGAATTTCAAAAAACGAAAGAACTAAGTAATAAGTATCTACTGGATCTAGTCCACCGCTACCCTGTCGCATTTCGATACGGAGTGAACGAGCTTTTATTCGACCAAGAAAATAAACAGTACATCGATTTTCTTTGCGGAGTAGCAGTCACTAACCTGGGCCATAGCGATCCGGACATCATCGAAGTCATTCGCACTCAATCCGATAAGTTAATGCATACCTCCAATTGGTTTTATTCGGAAGAAGCGTCTAAATTGGCCGAGCTTCTCATTTTGAATACGTTTCCTGGAAAAGTATTCCTTTGTAATTCCGGAACCGAAACTACCGAGGCTGCGTTCAAACTTACCAGAGCCTATGCAGAGCAAAGACAAATCGCTAATCCTGTCATCATTTCTCTGCAAAAAAGTTTTCATGGAAGATCGGTTTCCGGAATCAGTCTTACCGGCCAAAAGAAAATGCATACTGGATTCGGGAAGCTTTTGGATGGAATCGAATTCGTTACACCGAATAACGAAAAAGAACTAGTTGGCGCATTTGAACAATATTCAGGTCATGTGGTCGCGTTCTTTGCCGAACCGATTTTAGGTGAAAGTGGTATCATTCCACTGACTCATAATTTTCTTACCTTGGCTCGAGAATTGACGCAAGAGAACGAGGCCTTAATGATTTTAGACGAGGTTCAAACGGGCTTCGGAAGAACAGGAACCCTTTTTGCCTTCGAAACTTTCGGATTCGCTCCCGATATTATGACACTGGCAAAAGGTCTTGGTTCGGGGTTTCCGATCGGAGCTATGATCGTTTCGGAGAAATATCAGGACGTGCTTGGAAAAGGATCTCACGGTTCCACCTTCGGCGGAAATCATTTAGGTGCGGCTGTCGCTTACGAAACGATTCGGATCATTCAATCCAGGGATATTCTCGCGAACGTCAACGCTTGCTCAGATATCGCTTTCAGTCGATTGAACCAAATGAAAGGTAAATTAAAGGTAGTAAAAGAAGTCAGAGGAAAAGGCCTCCATATCGGAGTAGACCTTACGATTCCGTCTAGACAAGTCGCGGAACGATGCTTGCAAAAAGGATTAATCGTGAACGCTACGGGCGATACGGTGATTAGAGTCATGCCTCCTCTCACGATATCGACTAAGTATTTAAACGAAGGTTTGGATATTCTTGAAGAAGCCCTGACCGAGTTCCAAAACGAACAGAAGTAA
- a CDS encoding phosphoribosylanthranilate isomerase — MSKIVKVKICGIKDPDILKLCVAEGADFVGLNFSPVSSRSISRFQAEHLLSYLKNSVPESARPKIVFLFYKNSISFVESILKTLPYDYLQFVNDDPLLPGRSSPLIGRKNRRILSYRVKNPINDDSLASLDSELLILDSYVSGSGGGTGEAFPWQYVRDVRRPYFLAGGLRADTVAKAIQELLPYGVDVASGVESSPGVKDPKLVREFIKNAKRASNRN; from the coding sequence ATGTCAAAAATTGTAAAAGTAAAAATCTGCGGTATAAAAGATCCGGACATCCTAAAATTATGCGTAGCGGAAGGTGCGGATTTTGTAGGTCTGAATTTTTCTCCCGTAAGTTCACGAAGTATATCCCGCTTCCAGGCGGAGCATTTACTATCATATCTCAAAAATTCCGTTCCCGAATCGGCTCGCCCTAAAATAGTATTCCTATTCTACAAGAATTCGATATCTTTTGTGGAATCCATCCTAAAAACTCTTCCTTACGATTATTTGCAATTCGTGAACGATGACCCTCTACTACCCGGTCGCTCCTCACCGCTAATAGGTCGAAAAAACCGAAGAATTTTATCTTACCGAGTAAAGAACCCGATCAATGACGATTCCCTAGCGTCCTTAGATTCGGAACTGTTGATCTTAGACAGCTATGTTTCCGGCTCCGGTGGAGGAACGGGGGAAGCGTTCCCATGGCAGTATGTTCGAGATGTTCGACGTCCTTATTTTCTTGCAGGAGGATTGCGGGCCGATACCGTCGCTAAAGCTATCCAGGAACTCCTACCTTATGGAGTCGATGTTGCGAGCGGAGTAGAATCTTCTCCGGGAGTTAAGGACCCTAAGCTGGTCCGAGAATTTATTAAGAATGCCAAAAGAGCTAGCAATAGAAACTAA